One Streptomyces sp. SAI-135 DNA segment encodes these proteins:
- a CDS encoding SGNH/GDSL hydrolase family protein: protein MRKQGHRSRAVVAVLTAALVGAAGCDAVGGDSAAPTQKPKPSPRATPAWNSKPGSIAAVGDSITRGFDACGILKDCPDVSWATGGSTQVDSLAVRLLGRAKAAQHSWNYAVSGSRMADLSTQMAQAAARTPALVTVMVGANDACRDSTAAMTSVSDFRAGFEDALGVLRKRAPKAQVYVASVPNLKRLWSQGRTNPLGKQVWKLGVCPSMLADADALDAAATERRDTVQERVEAYNSVLKEVCAKDERCRYDGGAVYDYRFGTDQLSHWDWFHPSVNGQARLAEIAYRKVRSVT, encoded by the coding sequence ATGCGGAAGCAGGGCCACCGCTCGCGGGCCGTCGTCGCCGTCCTGACGGCGGCTCTGGTGGGCGCAGCCGGCTGTGACGCCGTGGGGGGCGACTCGGCGGCGCCGACCCAGAAGCCCAAGCCCTCGCCCAGGGCCACGCCGGCGTGGAACAGCAAACCGGGGTCGATCGCCGCGGTCGGCGACTCCATCACCCGCGGTTTCGACGCCTGCGGGATCCTCAAGGACTGCCCCGACGTGTCCTGGGCCACCGGCGGCAGCACCCAGGTCGACTCGCTCGCCGTCCGGCTGCTGGGGCGGGCGAAGGCGGCGCAGCACAGCTGGAACTACGCGGTGTCCGGGTCGCGGATGGCCGACCTGTCCACGCAGATGGCACAGGCGGCCGCGCGCACACCGGCGCTGGTCACCGTGATGGTCGGCGCCAACGACGCCTGCCGGGACTCCACGGCGGCGATGACGTCGGTGTCCGACTTCCGGGCCGGCTTCGAGGACGCCCTCGGTGTGCTGCGCAAGCGGGCGCCCAAGGCGCAGGTGTACGTGGCGAGCGTGCCGAACCTCAAGCGGCTGTGGTCCCAGGGCCGCACCAACCCGCTGGGCAAGCAGGTGTGGAAGCTGGGCGTGTGCCCGTCGATGCTCGCCGACGCGGACGCCCTGGACGCGGCGGCGACCGAGCGGCGGGACACCGTGCAGGAGCGGGTGGAGGCCTACAACTCCGTGCTGAAGGAGGTGTGCGCGAAGGACGAACGGTGCCGGTACGACGGGGGCGCGGTGTACGACTACCGGTTCGGCACCGACCAGCTCAGCCACTGGGACTGGTTCCATCCGAGTGTGAACGGACAGGCACGGCTGGCGGAGATCGCATACCGCAAGGTCAGGTCGGTGACCTAA
- the fabF gene encoding beta-ketoacyl-ACP synthase II, translating to MSPTNRTVVVTGIGATTPLGGDAASTWEGLVAGKSGVKPLEQEWAAEQAVRIAAQIAVEPTEVIPRPQARRLDRSAQFALIAAKEAWADAGFEGKAGEDGSVGEVDPDRLGAVIASGIGGVTTLLDQYDVLKEKGVRRVSPHTVPMLMPNSPSANVGLLVGARAGVHTPVSACASGAEAIGYAIEMIRTGRADIVVAGGTEAAIHPLPIAAFGNMMAMSKNNENPEGASRPYDVARDGFVLGEGAGVVVLESAEHAAKRGARVYAEAVGQGISADAHDIVQPEPEGRGISHALQNLLDSTGLDPAEVVHVNAHATSTPAGDIAELKALRKVFGDEADHIAVSATKSMTGHLLGGAGGVETVATVLALYHRVAPPTINVENLDPEAEANADVVRGEARKLPVEGRIAALNDSFGFGGHNVVLAFRTV from the coding sequence GTGAGCCCGACCAATCGCACCGTGGTCGTCACCGGTATCGGCGCAACCACACCGCTGGGTGGCGACGCAGCCTCTACCTGGGAGGGTCTGGTCGCCGGCAAGTCCGGCGTCAAGCCCCTTGAGCAGGAGTGGGCCGCCGAGCAGGCGGTCCGTATCGCCGCGCAGATCGCGGTGGAGCCGACCGAGGTCATCCCGCGGCCGCAGGCCCGCCGGCTGGACCGCTCCGCGCAGTTCGCGCTGATCGCGGCCAAGGAGGCGTGGGCCGACGCCGGTTTCGAGGGCAAGGCCGGTGAGGACGGCTCGGTCGGCGAGGTCGACCCGGACCGTCTCGGCGCCGTCATCGCCTCCGGCATCGGTGGCGTGACGACCCTGCTCGACCAGTACGACGTGCTCAAGGAGAAGGGCGTCCGCCGCGTCTCCCCGCACACCGTGCCGATGCTGATGCCCAACAGCCCGTCCGCCAACGTGGGTCTGCTCGTCGGCGCCCGCGCGGGTGTGCACACCCCGGTCTCCGCCTGCGCCTCGGGCGCCGAGGCCATCGGCTACGCCATCGAGATGATCCGTACCGGCCGCGCCGACATCGTCGTCGCCGGTGGTACGGAGGCGGCGATCCACCCGCTGCCCATCGCCGCGTTCGGCAACATGATGGCGATGTCCAAGAACAACGAGAACCCCGAGGGCGCCTCGCGCCCCTACGACGTAGCCCGGGACGGCTTCGTCCTCGGTGAGGGTGCCGGTGTCGTCGTCCTGGAGTCCGCCGAGCACGCCGCCAAGCGCGGGGCGCGGGTGTACGCCGAGGCGGTCGGGCAGGGCATCTCCGCCGACGCCCACGACATCGTGCAGCCGGAGCCCGAGGGCCGCGGCATCTCGCACGCGCTGCAGAACCTGCTGGACAGCACTGGCCTGGACCCGGCGGAGGTCGTGCACGTCAACGCGCACGCCACGTCGACGCCGGCCGGTGACATCGCCGAGCTCAAGGCGCTGCGCAAGGTCTTCGGCGACGAGGCCGACCACATCGCCGTGTCCGCCACCAAGTCGATGACCGGTCACCTGCTGGGCGGCGCGGGCGGCGTGGAGACGGTCGCGACCGTCCTCGCCCTCTACCACCGGGTGGCTCCGCCGACCATCAACGTCGAGAACCTCGACCCGGAGGCGGAGGCCAACGCCGACGTCGTCCGCGGTGAGGCGCGCAAGCTGCCCGTGGAGGGCCGTATCGCCGCGCTGAACGACTCGTTCGGGTTCGGCGGGCACAACGTCGTCCTGGCGTTCCGTACCGTCTGA
- a CDS encoding helix-turn-helix domain-containing protein — protein MPEPEHRKSDPAAPGNHAHAATLKRLEKSSGSLAQQAIARMDETLPWYRAMPPENRSWIGLVAQAGIAAFTEWFRHPDAPQAISTDVFGTAPRELTRAITLRQTVEMVRTTIEVMESAIDEVAAPGDESVLREALLVYAREIAFATAQVYAQAAEARGAWDARLESLVVNAVLSGEADEGAVSRAAALGWNAPEHVCVVLGTAPDGDSELTVEAIRRAARHAKLQVLTGVLGARLVVIAGGSDNPLAVAKSLIGPYAAGPVVAGPVVPDLLAATRSAQAAAAGLKACSAWQDAPRPVLADDLLPERAMAGDPSAREQLVEEIYRPLEEAGSALLETLSVYLEQASSLEGAARMLFVHPNTVRYRLRRVTDVTGWSPSDVRSAFTLRIALILGRLADGDLQP, from the coding sequence GTGCCCGAACCCGAACACCGCAAGTCCGACCCCGCCGCGCCCGGCAACCACGCTCATGCCGCGACCCTGAAGCGGCTGGAGAAGTCGTCCGGGTCTCTCGCGCAGCAGGCCATCGCGCGCATGGACGAGACGCTGCCGTGGTACCGGGCCATGCCCCCGGAGAACCGTTCCTGGATCGGGCTGGTCGCCCAGGCCGGCATCGCGGCCTTCACCGAGTGGTTCCGGCATCCGGACGCCCCGCAGGCCATCTCCACCGATGTGTTCGGCACCGCACCCCGTGAGCTGACCCGGGCCATCACCCTGCGCCAGACCGTGGAGATGGTGCGCACCACCATCGAGGTCATGGAGAGCGCGATCGACGAGGTCGCCGCCCCCGGCGACGAGTCCGTGCTGCGCGAGGCCCTGCTCGTGTACGCCCGCGAGATCGCCTTCGCCACCGCGCAGGTCTACGCCCAGGCCGCCGAGGCACGCGGTGCCTGGGACGCCCGCCTGGAGTCGCTCGTCGTGAACGCCGTGCTCAGCGGTGAGGCCGACGAGGGGGCCGTGAGCCGGGCCGCCGCGCTGGGCTGGAACGCCCCCGAGCACGTGTGCGTGGTTCTCGGCACCGCCCCCGACGGTGACTCGGAGCTGACGGTCGAGGCCATCCGGCGGGCCGCCCGGCACGCCAAGCTCCAGGTGCTGACCGGGGTGCTCGGGGCCCGGCTCGTCGTGATCGCGGGCGGCAGCGACAACCCGCTCGCCGTGGCCAAGTCGCTGATCGGGCCCTACGCGGCCGGACCGGTGGTCGCCGGGCCCGTGGTCCCCGATCTGCTGGCCGCGACCCGGTCCGCGCAGGCGGCCGCCGCCGGGCTCAAGGCGTGTTCCGCCTGGCAGGACGCCCCGCGCCCGGTCCTGGCGGACGACCTGCTTCCGGAACGCGCGATGGCCGGTGATCCCAGTGCGCGCGAGCAGTTGGTGGAGGAGATCTACAGACCGCTGGAGGAGGCCGGTTCCGCGCTCCTGGAGACGCTCTCCGTCTACCTCGAACAGGCGTCCAGTCTGGAGGGCGCGGCCCGGATGCTCTTCGTGCATCCGAACACCGTGCGCTACCGGCTCCGACGTGTGACTGACGTCACCGGCTGGTCACCCTCCGATGTGCGGTCGGCGTTCACCTTGCGGATCGCGCTCATCCTGGGGCGTCTGGCCGACGGAGATCTCCAGCCCTAG
- a CDS encoding acyl carrier protein, whose translation MAATQEEIVAGLADIVNEIAGIPVEDVQLDKSFTDDLDVDSLSMVEVVVAAEERFDVKIPDDDVKNLKTVGDATDYILKHQA comes from the coding sequence ATGGCCGCCACTCAGGAAGAGATCGTCGCCGGTCTCGCCGACATCGTGAACGAGATCGCCGGCATCCCGGTTGAGGACGTCCAGCTGGACAAGTCCTTCACCGACGACCTGGACGTCGACTCGCTGTCCATGGTCGAGGTCGTCGTCGCCGCCGAAGAGCGCTTCGACGTCAAGATCCCCGACGACGACGTCAAGAACCTCAAGACGGTCGGCGACGCGACCGACTACATCCTCAAGCACCAGGCCTGA
- a CDS encoding glycoside hydrolase family 3 C-terminal domain-containing protein, with protein MAASEDPEGITPADQAREAAVEAALAALDLDAKARLLSGQDMWTLPALPGIGLASLVMSDGPIGVRGVRWSADDPSIALPSPTALAATWDPELARRAGVLLAQEARRKGVHVLLAPTVNLHRSPLGGRHFEAYSEDPLLTGRIGAGYVTGVQEGGVGTTVKHFVANDAETDRFTVNNLVSERTLRELYLAPFEHIVDNAHPWGIMTAYNTVNGTTMTEHHHLVNEVLRGEWGFDGCNVSDWMAARSTKGAIEGGLDVAMPGPATVYGEALARAVRDGEVEESSVDTAVRNVLRLAARVGILEGAEPVVTDLPDPVDGIGLAREIARRAFVLVRNQGALPLRPGAVALIGAAARDARVLGGGSATVFPDRVVSPLDGLTAALPKGTLTYAVGADPNTELAVADKGFTLRAVCRDAAGDVIGTASAPNGQIQWMGTDLPEGVTHDRLHSVELTGTFTPRESGSHTFGIKGLGAFRLVVDGTTYYDDVQSTDKDDPFVTFFGAPEPRARVELTAGEPVEVSLTHAVVLPDDVPMKVVAFTLAHQDPRRDPDELIAEAVEAARNADTAVVVVATTERVESEGYDRRDLTLPGSQDELVRAVAAANPNTVVVVNSGSPVEMPWREDVAAVLLGWFPGQEGGAALADVLTGAHEPGGRLPTTWGALADAPVTRVVPEGGELPYSEGVFIGYAAWEKEGRTPVYPFGHGLGYTDWTYESVEVRGTTVRVRLRNSGARAGREVVQVYLAPAEPDAERPARRLAGFAGAEAGPGERVEVTVRIPRRAFEIWDEKTSSWSYVKGSYEIQVGRSIGDRRVTATINV; from the coding sequence ATGGCGGCATCCGAGGACCCCGAGGGCATCACCCCCGCCGACCAGGCCCGTGAGGCGGCCGTCGAGGCGGCGCTGGCCGCACTCGACCTCGACGCCAAGGCGAGGCTCCTCTCCGGCCAGGACATGTGGACCCTGCCCGCGCTCCCCGGGATCGGCCTGGCCTCCCTCGTCATGTCCGACGGCCCGATCGGCGTCCGGGGCGTGCGCTGGAGCGCCGACGACCCGTCGATCGCCCTGCCCTCCCCGACCGCGCTGGCCGCCACCTGGGACCCGGAACTCGCCCGCCGGGCGGGCGTCCTGCTCGCCCAGGAGGCCCGTCGCAAGGGCGTCCACGTCCTGCTCGCCCCCACCGTCAACCTCCACCGCTCCCCGCTCGGCGGCCGCCACTTCGAGGCCTACAGCGAGGACCCCCTCCTCACGGGACGGATCGGCGCCGGATACGTCACCGGTGTGCAGGAGGGCGGTGTCGGCACCACCGTCAAGCACTTCGTCGCCAACGACGCCGAGACCGACCGCTTCACGGTGAACAACCTGGTCTCCGAACGCACCCTGCGCGAGCTGTACCTGGCACCCTTCGAGCACATCGTCGACAACGCCCACCCGTGGGGCATCATGACCGCCTACAACACGGTCAACGGCACGACGATGACCGAGCACCACCACCTGGTCAACGAGGTCCTGCGCGGCGAATGGGGCTTCGACGGCTGCAACGTCTCCGACTGGATGGCCGCCCGCTCCACCAAGGGCGCCATCGAGGGCGGCCTCGACGTCGCCATGCCCGGCCCGGCAACCGTCTACGGCGAAGCCCTCGCCCGGGCGGTGCGCGACGGCGAGGTCGAGGAGAGCTCCGTCGACACCGCCGTACGCAATGTGCTGCGGCTCGCCGCCCGTGTCGGCATCCTGGAGGGCGCCGAACCCGTCGTCACCGACCTCCCGGACCCGGTCGACGGCATCGGGCTGGCCCGCGAGATCGCCCGCCGCGCCTTCGTACTGGTCCGCAACCAAGGGGCGTTGCCGCTCAGGCCGGGCGCGGTCGCCCTCATCGGCGCCGCCGCCCGTGACGCGCGGGTCCTCGGCGGCGGCTCCGCCACCGTCTTCCCGGACCGGGTCGTCTCCCCGCTCGACGGCCTCACCGCCGCCCTCCCCAAGGGCACCCTGACCTACGCCGTCGGGGCCGACCCCAACACCGAACTCGCCGTCGCCGACAAGGGATTCACCCTGCGGGCGGTGTGCCGGGACGCGGCGGGGGACGTCATCGGCACGGCGTCCGCCCCCAACGGCCAGATCCAGTGGATGGGCACGGACCTCCCCGAGGGCGTGACCCACGACCGGCTGCACAGCGTCGAGTTGACGGGCACCTTCACCCCGCGCGAGAGCGGCTCGCACACCTTCGGCATCAAGGGGCTCGGCGCCTTCAGGCTGGTCGTCGACGGCACGACGTACTACGACGACGTCCAGAGCACCGACAAGGATGACCCGTTCGTCACCTTCTTCGGTGCCCCCGAGCCCCGCGCCCGGGTCGAACTGACCGCGGGCGAGCCGGTCGAGGTCTCCCTGACGCACGCCGTCGTCCTCCCGGACGACGTGCCGATGAAGGTCGTGGCGTTCACCCTCGCCCACCAGGACCCGCGGCGCGACCCCGACGAGCTGATCGCCGAGGCCGTCGAGGCGGCCCGGAACGCCGACACGGCCGTCGTCGTGGTCGCCACCACCGAGCGCGTCGAGTCCGAGGGCTACGACCGCCGGGACCTCACCCTGCCGGGCAGCCAGGACGAACTGGTCCGCGCGGTCGCCGCCGCCAACCCGAACACCGTCGTGGTCGTCAACTCCGGCTCCCCCGTGGAGATGCCCTGGCGCGAGGACGTCGCCGCCGTCCTGCTCGGCTGGTTCCCCGGCCAGGAGGGCGGGGCGGCCCTCGCCGACGTGCTGACCGGCGCCCACGAGCCCGGCGGCCGGCTCCCCACCACCTGGGGCGCCCTGGCCGACGCCCCGGTCACCCGGGTCGTCCCCGAGGGGGGCGAACTCCCTTACAGCGAGGGCGTGTTCATCGGATACGCCGCCTGGGAGAAGGAAGGCCGCACCCCGGTCTACCCCTTCGGCCACGGCCTCGGCTACACCGACTGGACCTACGAGTCCGTCGAGGTCCGCGGCACCACCGTCCGGGTCCGGCTGCGCAACTCCGGTGCCCGGGCGGGCCGCGAGGTCGTCCAGGTCTACCTGGCGCCCGCCGAGCCCGACGCCGAGCGCCCGGCCCGCCGGCTCGCCGGGTTCGCGGGGGCCGAGGCCGGCCCCGGCGAGAGGGTCGAGGTCACCGTCCGGATCCCGCGCCGGGCGTTCGAGATCTGGGACGAGAAGACCTCATCGTGGTCGTATGTGAAGGGTTCGTACGAAATCCAGGTCGGGCGCTCGATCGGGGACCGCCGGGTCACCGCGACGATTAACGTCTGA
- a CDS encoding ACP S-malonyltransferase yields MLVLVAPGQGAQTPGFLTPWLELPGAADRVAAWSDAIGLDLVHYGTQADADAIRDTSVAQPLLVAAGILSAAALGDMATIVPGAVAGHSVGEITAAAFAGVLDDSAALTLVRKRGLAMADAAAITETGMSALLGGDPEVTVPHLEKLGLTPANVNGAGQIVAAGTLEQLAVLNDDKPEGVRKVVPLKVAGAFHTHHMAPAVDALAKAAADLTPADPKVTYVSNKDGQAVATGAEVLERLVGQVANPVRWDLCMETFKELGATAFIEVSPGGTLVGLAKRALPGVKTLALKTPDDLDAARELIAEHSA; encoded by the coding sequence GTGCTCGTACTCGTCGCTCCCGGCCAGGGCGCCCAGACGCCCGGCTTCCTGACTCCCTGGCTCGAACTCCCCGGTGCCGCGGACCGCGTCGCCGCGTGGTCCGACGCCATCGGCCTGGACCTCGTCCACTACGGCACGCAGGCCGACGCGGACGCCATCCGCGACACCTCCGTGGCCCAGCCGCTGCTGGTCGCGGCCGGGATCCTGTCCGCCGCGGCACTCGGTGACATGGCCACGATCGTCCCGGGCGCCGTCGCCGGGCACAGCGTCGGTGAGATCACCGCCGCGGCCTTCGCGGGCGTGCTGGACGACTCCGCCGCCCTCACCCTCGTCCGCAAGCGGGGTCTGGCCATGGCCGACGCCGCCGCGATCACCGAGACCGGCATGTCGGCGCTGCTCGGCGGGGACCCCGAGGTCACCGTCCCGCACCTGGAGAAGCTGGGCCTGACGCCGGCGAACGTCAACGGCGCCGGGCAGATCGTCGCCGCGGGCACGCTGGAGCAGCTCGCCGTGCTGAACGACGACAAGCCCGAGGGCGTCCGCAAGGTCGTCCCGCTGAAGGTCGCCGGCGCCTTCCACACGCACCACATGGCCCCCGCGGTCGACGCGCTGGCCAAGGCCGCCGCCGATCTGACGCCGGCCGACCCGAAGGTCACCTACGTCTCGAACAAGGACGGGCAGGCCGTCGCCACCGGCGCCGAGGTGCTGGAGCGGCTGGTCGGCCAGGTCGCCAACCCGGTCCGCTGGGACCTGTGCATGGAGACCTTCAAGGAGCTCGGCGCCACCGCGTTCATCGAGGTCTCCCCCGGCGGCACGCTGGTCGGCCTCGCCAAGCGCGCGCTGCCCGGTGTGAAGACGCTCGCGCTCAAGACCCCGGACGACCTCGACGCTGCTCGCGAGCTCATCGCCGAGCACAGTGCCTGA
- a CDS encoding DUF3145 domain-containing protein → MTTRGVLYVHSAPRALCPHVEWAVAGVLGTRVNLDWIRQPAAPGTWRSEFSWKGEAGTASKLASALRGWHLLRFEVTAEPCATAEGERYSCTPELGIFHAVTGIHGDILIPEDRLRAALTRSQRGETDLEAELAKLLGKPWDDELEPFRYAGEGAPVRWLHQVV, encoded by the coding sequence GTGACGACACGTGGAGTTCTGTACGTGCACTCCGCGCCGCGCGCGCTGTGCCCGCACGTCGAGTGGGCCGTCGCCGGGGTGCTCGGCACGCGCGTCAACCTCGACTGGATCCGGCAGCCGGCCGCGCCGGGCACCTGGCGCTCGGAGTTCTCCTGGAAGGGCGAGGCGGGCACGGCGTCCAAGCTCGCCTCCGCCCTCAGAGGCTGGCATCTGCTGCGCTTCGAGGTCACGGCCGAGCCCTGCGCCACCGCCGAGGGCGAGCGTTACAGCTGCACGCCCGAGCTCGGCATCTTCCACGCCGTCACCGGCATCCACGGCGACATCCTGATCCCGGAGGACCGGCTGCGCGCGGCGCTGACGCGTTCGCAGCGGGGGGAGACGGACCTGGAGGCCGAGCTGGCGAAGCTCCTCGGCAAGCCCTGGGACGACGAGTTGGAGCCCTTCCGGTACGCCGGCGAGGGCGCCCCGGTGCGCTGGCTGCACCAGGTGGTGTAG
- a CDS encoding ketoacyl-ACP synthase III, whose translation MSKIKPSKGAPYARILGVGGYRPTRVVPNEVILETIDSSDEWIRSRSGIQTRHWANDEETVAAMSIEASGKAIADAGISAEQIGGVIVSTVSHFKQTPAVATEIADKLGTDKAAAFDISAGCAGFGYGLTLAKGMIVEGSAEYVLVIGVERLSDLTDLEDRATAFLFGDGAGAVVVGPSQEPAIGPTVWGSEGDKSETIKQTVAWNEYDSSTDKFPAITQEGQAVFRWAVFEMAKVAQQALDAAGITPSDLDVFIPHQANERIIDSMVKTLKLPEHVTVARDVRTTGNTSAASIPLAMERLLATGEAKSGDTALVIGFGAGLVYAATVVTLP comes from the coding sequence ATGTCGAAGATCAAGCCCAGCAAGGGCGCCCCGTATGCGCGCATCCTCGGTGTCGGCGGCTACCGCCCGACCCGGGTCGTGCCGAACGAGGTGATCCTCGAGACGATCGACTCGTCCGACGAGTGGATCCGCTCGCGCTCCGGCATCCAGACCCGGCACTGGGCGAACGACGAGGAGACCGTCGCCGCCATGTCGATCGAGGCGTCCGGCAAGGCCATCGCCGACGCCGGGATCTCCGCCGAGCAGATCGGCGGTGTGATCGTCTCGACCGTCTCGCACTTCAAGCAGACCCCGGCCGTGGCGACCGAGATCGCCGACAAGCTGGGCACGGACAAGGCCGCCGCGTTCGACATCTCGGCGGGCTGCGCGGGCTTCGGCTACGGCCTGACCCTCGCCAAGGGCATGATCGTCGAGGGCTCCGCGGAGTACGTACTCGTCATCGGCGTGGAGCGGCTGTCCGACCTGACCGACCTGGAGGACCGTGCCACGGCCTTCCTGTTCGGCGACGGGGCCGGCGCGGTCGTCGTGGGCCCCTCCCAGGAGCCGGCCATCGGCCCCACGGTCTGGGGCTCCGAGGGCGACAAGTCCGAGACGATCAAGCAGACCGTGGCGTGGAACGAGTACGACAGCTCCACGGACAAGTTCCCCGCGATCACGCAGGAGGGCCAGGCGGTGTTCCGCTGGGCCGTGTTCGAGATGGCGAAGGTCGCCCAGCAGGCGCTGGACGCGGCCGGGATCACCCCGAGCGACCTGGACGTCTTCATTCCCCACCAGGCCAACGAGCGGATCATCGACTCGATGGTGAAGACGCTGAAGCTGCCGGAGCACGTCACGGTCGCGCGGGACGTGCGCACCACCGGCAACACCTCGGCCGCCTCGATCCCGCTCGCGATGGAGCGGCTCCTGGCGACCGGCGAGGCGAAGAGCGGCGACACCGCGCTCGTCATCGGATTCGGGGCGGGTCTCGTCTACGCCGCCACTGTCGTTACCCTCCCCTAG
- a CDS encoding aldose epimerase family protein produces MNELFATLPDGTPVHRWTLERAGVRVRILSYGGIVQSVEVPDRDGRTADVVLGFAGLEGYLEHPEPYLGAFIGRYANRIAGARFELDGVTYALAPNNAPGSLHGGERGFDKRVWDMEPAGEHGVRLSRVSPHGEEGFPGRLEVSGTYGLDESGALRISYEAVTDAPTLVNLTNHSYFNLAGSGNAGGHELRVDASRFTPVDADLIPTGIEEVEGTRFDFRQARKVGAGYDHNLVLDKGLTAEAVEVAELYDPASGRVLTVATTEPGLQLYTADHLTEPFSPGDGVALETQHFPDSPNRPEFPGTVLRPGEVYRSETVYRFSSR; encoded by the coding sequence ATGAACGAACTCTTCGCCACCCTTCCCGACGGCACCCCGGTGCACCGCTGGACCCTGGAGCGCGCGGGTGTCCGTGTGCGGATCCTGTCGTACGGCGGGATCGTGCAGTCGGTCGAGGTCCCGGACCGGGACGGGCGGACGGCGGACGTGGTGCTGGGGTTCGCCGGCCTGGAGGGGTACCTGGAGCACCCGGAGCCGTATCTGGGAGCCTTCATCGGGCGGTACGCCAACCGCATCGCGGGCGCCCGCTTCGAGCTGGACGGGGTGACGTACGCGCTCGCGCCCAACAACGCGCCGGGCTCCCTGCACGGCGGCGAGCGCGGCTTCGACAAGCGGGTGTGGGACATGGAGCCCGCGGGTGAGCACGGGGTGCGGCTGAGCCGGGTCAGCCCGCACGGCGAGGAGGGCTTCCCGGGGCGCCTTGAGGTCTCGGGGACGTACGGCCTGGACGAGTCGGGTGCGCTGCGGATCTCCTACGAGGCGGTCACCGACGCGCCGACCCTGGTGAACCTGACCAACCACAGCTACTTCAACCTGGCGGGGTCCGGGAACGCGGGCGGGCACGAACTGCGCGTCGACGCCTCGCGCTTCACCCCGGTCGACGCGGATCTCATCCCGACCGGGATCGAGGAGGTCGAGGGCACCCGGTTCGACTTCCGTCAGGCACGCAAGGTGGGCGCGGGCTACGACCACAACCTCGTGCTCGACAAGGGGCTCACCGCAGAGGCCGTCGAGGTCGCCGAGTTGTACGACCCCGCGTCCGGGCGGGTGCTGACGGTGGCGACCACCGAGCCGGGGCTCCAGCTCTACACCGCGGACCATCTGACCGAGCCCTTCTCGCCCGGGGACGGCGTCGCGCTGGAGACCCAGCACTTCCCCGACTCCCCGAACCGCCCGGAGTTCCCGGGCACGGTGCTGCGGCCGGGCGAGGTCTACCGCTCCGAGACGGTGTACCGCTTCTCCAGCCGCTAG
- a CDS encoding pirin family protein translates to MTDVRRAAERYPGGDPGTGIESWHAFSFGPHYDPDNLRFGALIACNEERLVPGAGFDEHPHSHTEIVTWVVEGELTHRDSTGHETVVRAGDVQRLSAAAGVRHVERNDGETPLTFVQTWLAPLAPGGEPSYEIVRGIADSTPYAIPEAGALLHVRRLAVGERTAVPDGRFVYVHVVRGDVRLDGEELGPGDAARVTGAKELDAVAVTPAELLLWEMS, encoded by the coding sequence GTGACGGACGTACGGCGCGCCGCGGAGCGCTACCCAGGCGGGGACCCCGGGACCGGGATCGAGTCGTGGCACGCCTTCTCGTTCGGGCCGCACTACGACCCCGACAACCTCCGGTTCGGCGCGCTGATCGCCTGCAACGAGGAGCGGCTGGTGCCCGGGGCCGGTTTCGACGAGCACCCGCACAGCCACACCGAGATCGTGACGTGGGTGGTGGAGGGCGAGCTGACGCACCGTGACTCCACCGGGCACGAGACGGTCGTACGGGCCGGTGACGTCCAGCGGCTGAGCGCCGCCGCGGGCGTACGGCACGTCGAGCGCAACGACGGCGAGACCCCGCTGACCTTCGTGCAGACCTGGCTGGCCCCCCTGGCGCCCGGCGGCGAGCCGTCGTACGAGATCGTCCGCGGGATCGCCGACTCGACGCCGTACGCGATCCCGGAGGCGGGCGCGCTGCTCCATGTGCGGCGACTGGCCGTGGGGGAGCGCACGGCGGTGCCGGACGGGCGCTTCGTCTACGTCCATGTCGTGCGCGGTGACGTGCGGCTGGACGGCGAGGAGCTGGGCCCAGGGGATGCGGCCCGGGTCACCGGCGCGAAGGAACTGGACGCGGTGGCGGTGACCCCGGCCGAGCTTCTGCTGTGGGAGATGTCCTAG